TCCCGATCCCTTCATGGACATGCTCAACAAGCATGGCCTGCCCTGGCAGGTGAAGGAATTGGACGGTCCGCTCGATTTCTGAGCGATTTTACGTTTTTCGTCATTTCCGCGAAAGCGGGAACCCGTTAGCCACGGCGAAACTGGGTCCCGCTTTCGCGGGAATGACGAAAGGTAGCCCGAATGAAATTGCAATTGGCAGCGATCGCCTTGTTTGCTGCTTTCGCCACGCCCGCCGCGGCTCAAACCGACGACACCTATGCCCCGGCACGCGCAATCGTCGCCGACATCGGTAAAATTGTTACGCCAAACGGTGTGCAGGAGACCTTCGAGGCCACCCTCGGCGGGGCGCGGCAGGTCGTGAACGTGCGCGGTTCGGACCGCGACAATCCCATCCTGGTTTTCGTGCATGGCGGACCCGGCGCGGTCGAAATGCCCTTTGCCTGGGCTTTTCAGCGGCCGTGGGAGGATGTCTTTACCGTCGTCCAATATGATCAGCGCGGGGCCGGCCGTAGCTATCCGCTCAACGATCCCGCGACCCTTGCGCCGACGATGACACCCGAACGCTACCGCGACGACGCCATCGAACTGATCGAGTTGCTCAAAAAGCGCTATGCCAAACGCAAGGTCGTGCTGATGGGCCATAGCTGGGGCTCGATCGTCGGCCTGTCGGTCGCGGTAAAGCGGCCCGACCTGCTCTACGCCTATGTCGGTGTCGGCCAGGGCATCGATTTTCGCGAAGGCGAAAAGGCCGGTATGGCGTGGACGCGGGCCAAAGCGCTCGCGGCAGGGAATATGGAGGCCGTCCGTGCGGTCGATGCTCTCGCACCCTATCCGAGCGGCGAGTTCACGATTGCGAAAGCCGACGGCTGGCGCAAATATGCGATCCCCTACGGCTCGCTCATCTATAACAAGCCCGACCTCAAATATTATTTCCAGACGCCGCGCCTTTCGCCTGAATATAGCGAGGCCGACCGACAGGCGTGGGGCAAGGGCAGCGAGTTTTCTGTGACGACGCTCTGGCCGCGTTTGGCCGATGTCAGCTTCACGAAGGTCAAGAAGATGGATGTACCGCTGGTCTTCCTGCTC
This sequence is a window from Sphingopyxis sp. USTB-05. Protein-coding genes within it:
- a CDS encoding alpha/beta fold hydrolase — its product is MKLQLAAIALFAAFATPAAAQTDDTYAPARAIVADIGKIVTPNGVQETFEATLGGARQVVNVRGSDRDNPILVFVHGGPGAVEMPFAWAFQRPWEDVFTVVQYDQRGAGRSYPLNDPATLAPTMTPERYRDDAIELIELLKKRYAKRKVVLMGHSWGSIVGLSVAVKRPDLLYAYVGVGQGIDFREGEKAGMAWTRAKALAAGNMEAVRAVDALAPYPSGEFTIAKADGWRKYAIPYGSLIYNKPDLKYYFQTPRLSPEYSEADRQAWGKGSEFSVTTLWPRLADVSFTKVKKMDVPLVFLLGRHDYTVPSPVAAQWFGQVEAPSKRLVWLEHSAHMPMVEEPGHFFAALLRDVLPLTKDRK